In one Cronobacter dublinensis subsp. dublinensis LMG 23823 genomic region, the following are encoded:
- the glnE gene encoding bifunctional [glutamate--ammonia ligase]-adenylyl-L-tyrosine phosphorylase/[glutamate--ammonia-ligase] adenylyltransferase, whose product MTPLSLPLQQHWQAVVERLPFDATALSDDARAVLTFSDFVREAISAHPDWLHELETTPPEADEWRHYGAWLQATLADVHDEAALMRALRQFRRRIMTRIAWSQTLARATTGQTLTQLSELAETLIVAARDWLYAACCREWGTPCNAQGVPQPLMILGMGKLGGGELNFSSDIDLIFAWPESGSTQGGRRELDNAQFFTRLGQRLIKALDQPTQDGFVYRVDMRLRPFGDSGPLVLSFAALEDYYQEQGRDWERYAMVKARIMGDNDDAWSQELRAMLRPFIFRRYIDFSVIQSLRNMKGMIAREVRRRGLTDNIKLGAGGIRETEFIVQVFQLIRGGREPSLQQRSLLPTLTAIEQLHLLSPDDAACLRDAYLLLRRLENLLQSINDEQTQTLPGDALNRARLAWAMGEADWEALTARLERHMAGVRRVFNELIGDEDPTGGEESLTEGWRELWHDALDADDDTPVLSALGAESRMRLLATLADFRKETEKRTIGPRGRQVLDNLMPHLLSAVCASPDDAALALSRVTPLLTGIVTRTTYLELLSEYPGALKHLIRLCAASPMIASQLARYPLLLDELLDPNTLYQPTAMDAYRDELRQYLLRVPDDDEEQQLEALRQFKQAQLLRVAAADIAGTLPVMKVSDHLTWLAEAIIDAVVQQAWGQMVARYGQPKHLRDRDGRGFAVVGYGKLGGWELGYSSDLDLVFLHDCPAEVMTDGEREIDGRQFYLRLAQRIMHLFSTRTSSGILYEVDARLRPSGAAGMLVTTAEAFADYQKNDAWTWEHQALVRARVVYGDKPLQAQFDAIRREVLATPRDGDTLRTDVREMREKMRAHLGNKHRDRFDIKADEGGITDIEFITQFMVLRYAPEQPKLTRWSDNVRILELLAQHDIMREDEAKALTQAYVTLRDELHRRALQELPGHVAQTAFEQEREQVRDSWRRWLAPA is encoded by the coding sequence ATGACGCCGCTCTCCCTCCCTTTGCAACAGCACTGGCAAGCCGTGGTGGAGCGGCTGCCATTCGATGCCACCGCGCTCAGCGATGACGCGCGCGCGGTACTGACCTTCAGCGATTTCGTGCGCGAGGCCATCAGCGCGCATCCCGACTGGCTTCACGAGCTTGAGACAACGCCGCCTGAGGCGGATGAGTGGCGTCACTACGGCGCCTGGCTTCAGGCGACGCTTGCCGACGTGCATGACGAGGCGGCGCTGATGCGCGCGCTGCGCCAGTTCCGTCGCCGTATCATGACGCGCATCGCCTGGAGCCAGACGCTGGCGCGCGCCACCACCGGACAGACCCTGACGCAGCTCAGCGAGCTTGCGGAAACGCTGATCGTCGCGGCGCGCGACTGGCTTTATGCCGCATGCTGTCGCGAATGGGGCACGCCGTGTAACGCGCAGGGCGTGCCGCAGCCGCTGATGATCCTCGGCATGGGTAAACTGGGCGGCGGCGAGCTTAACTTCTCTTCCGATATCGATCTGATCTTCGCCTGGCCCGAGAGCGGATCGACCCAGGGCGGACGTCGCGAGCTGGATAACGCCCAGTTTTTTACGCGCCTCGGCCAGCGCCTTATCAAAGCGCTCGACCAGCCCACCCAGGATGGCTTTGTGTATCGCGTCGATATGCGCCTGCGTCCGTTCGGCGACAGCGGCCCCCTGGTGCTGAGCTTCGCCGCGCTTGAGGATTACTATCAGGAGCAGGGGCGCGACTGGGAGCGCTACGCGATGGTTAAAGCGCGCATCATGGGCGACAACGACGACGCCTGGAGCCAGGAGCTGCGCGCGATGCTGCGGCCCTTTATCTTCCGCCGCTATATCGATTTCAGCGTTATCCAGTCGCTGCGCAACATGAAGGGGATGATTGCCCGCGAGGTGCGCCGCCGGGGGTTGACCGATAACATCAAGCTCGGCGCGGGCGGCATCCGCGAAACCGAATTTATCGTCCAGGTGTTTCAGCTGATCCGCGGCGGGCGCGAGCCGTCGCTACAGCAGCGCTCGCTGCTGCCGACCCTTACGGCAATTGAGCAACTGCATCTGCTCTCGCCGGATGACGCCGCCTGCCTGCGCGACGCTTATCTCCTTTTGCGCCGGCTCGAAAACCTGCTGCAAAGCATCAACGACGAGCAAACCCAGACGCTGCCGGGCGACGCGCTGAACCGCGCGCGGCTCGCCTGGGCAATGGGCGAGGCGGACTGGGAGGCGCTTACCGCGCGTCTGGAGCGCCATATGGCGGGCGTGCGGCGGGTGTTTAACGAGCTTATCGGCGATGAAGATCCCACCGGCGGCGAGGAGTCGCTGACCGAAGGCTGGCGCGAACTGTGGCATGACGCGCTGGATGCCGATGACGACACGCCGGTGTTAAGCGCGCTTGGCGCGGAGAGCCGGATGCGGCTGCTGGCAACGCTTGCCGATTTTCGCAAAGAAACAGAGAAGCGCACCATCGGGCCGCGCGGGCGTCAGGTGCTGGATAATCTGATGCCGCACCTGCTGAGCGCCGTCTGCGCCAGCCCGGATGACGCGGCGCTGGCGCTCTCCCGGGTAACGCCGCTGCTGACCGGCATCGTCACCCGCACCACATACCTTGAACTGCTGAGCGAATATCCCGGCGCGCTCAAGCATTTGATTCGCCTGTGCGCCGCCTCGCCGATGATAGCAAGCCAGCTCGCGCGCTATCCGCTGCTGCTTGATGAACTGCTCGACCCGAACACGCTCTATCAGCCGACGGCGATGGACGCCTATCGCGATGAGCTGCGCCAGTATCTGCTGCGCGTGCCGGATGACGATGAAGAGCAACAGCTTGAGGCGCTGCGCCAGTTTAAACAGGCGCAACTGCTGCGCGTGGCGGCGGCGGATATTGCCGGTACGCTGCCGGTGATGAAAGTGAGCGATCACTTAACCTGGCTTGCCGAAGCGATTATCGACGCGGTGGTTCAGCAGGCGTGGGGACAGATGGTGGCGCGTTACGGTCAGCCGAAGCATCTGCGCGATCGCGACGGACGCGGCTTTGCGGTGGTCGGCTACGGCAAACTGGGCGGCTGGGAGCTCGGCTATAGCTCCGATCTCGATTTAGTCTTCCTGCACGACTGTCCGGCGGAGGTGATGACCGACGGCGAGCGCGAAATCGACGGCCGTCAGTTCTATCTGCGCCTCGCGCAGCGCATCATGCATCTGTTCAGCACCCGGACGTCGTCAGGCATTCTCTATGAAGTGGACGCCCGTTTGCGTCCGTCCGGGGCGGCGGGGATGCTGGTGACAACGGCGGAAGCCTTCGCCGATTACCAGAAAAACGACGCCTGGACCTGGGAACATCAGGCGCTGGTGCGCGCCCGCGTTGTGTACGGCGATAAACCTTTACAGGCGCAGTTTGACGCCATTCGCCGCGAGGTGCTTGCCACGCCGCGCGACGGCGACACGCTGCGTACCGACGTGCGCGAAATGCGCGAGAAAATGCGCGCCCATCTCGGCAACAAACACCGGGATCGCTTTGATATCAAAGCCGATGAAGGCGGCATTACCGATATCGAATTTATTACGCAGTTTATGGTGCTGCGCTACGCGCCTGAACAGCCGAAGCTGACGCGCTGGTCCGATAATGTGCGCATTCTGGAACTGCTGGCGCAGCACGACATTATGCGTGAGGACGAGGCGAAGGCGCTGACGCAGGCGTATGTCACGCTGCGTGACGAGCTGCACCGGCGGGCGCTACAGGAACTGCCGGGGCATGTGGCGCAGACGGCGTTCGAACAGGAACGCGAACAGGTGCGCGACAGCTGGCGGCGCTGGCTGGCCCCGGCGTAA
- the folB gene encoding bifunctional dihydroneopterin aldolase/7,8-dihydroneopterin epimerase, with protein sequence MDIVFIEQLSVITTIGVYDWEQTIEQKLVFDIEIGWDNRAAAASDDVRDCLSYADVTQAVLEHVGKGRFALVERVAEEVADLILKRFNAPWVRIKLSKPGAVAQAANVGVMIERSNNPN encoded by the coding sequence ATGGACATAGTATTTATAGAGCAACTTTCGGTAATCACCACTATTGGCGTTTACGACTGGGAACAGACCATCGAGCAGAAACTTGTGTTCGATATCGAAATCGGCTGGGACAACCGCGCGGCGGCGGCGAGCGACGACGTGCGCGATTGCCTGAGCTACGCCGATGTGACGCAGGCGGTGCTGGAGCATGTCGGCAAGGGCCGTTTCGCGCTGGTAGAACGCGTGGCGGAAGAGGTCGCCGACCTGATCCTTAAGCGCTTTAACGCCCCCTGGGTGCGTATCAAATTAAGCAAGCCAGGCGCGGTCGCGCAGGCCGCGAATGTCGGCGTAATGATTGAGCGTAGCAATAATCCGAATTAA
- the rpsU gene encoding 30S ribosomal protein S21 produces the protein MPVIKVRENEPFDVALRRFKRSCEKAGVLAEVRRREFYEKPTTERKRAKASAVKRHAKKLARENARRTRLY, from the coding sequence ATGCCGGTAATTAAAGTACGTGAAAACGAGCCGTTCGACGTAGCACTGCGTCGCTTCAAACGTTCCTGCGAAAAAGCGGGTGTTCTGGCGGAAGTTCGTCGTCGTGAATTCTATGAAAAACCGACTACCGAACGTAAACGCGCCAAAGCTTCCGCAGTGAAACGTCACGCGAAGAAACTGGCTCGCGAAAACGCACGCCGTACTCGTCTGTACTAA
- a CDS encoding CYTH domain-containing protein, producing MAQEIELKFIVDPEQIDAVRAALNALEAEHSAPRQLLNIYYETADNQLRRHDMGLRIRGDNGRYEMTMKVAGRTTGGLHQRPEYNIELDSPELTLARFPAEVWPEGLSPEALQDAVQPLFSTDFAREKWVVTHGESRIELALDRGEVKAGELAEPICELELELLEGQAADVLKFARQLVAKPGLRQGSLSKAARGYHLAQGNAERPLRPLTLLKVPAKAHVEQGLEASLEWALDHWLYHEELWLRGNGKAKQQVREAIALVRHTLALFGGIVPRKASTRLRDLLTQCEATLATDASAQTVAFSAIQASARLALTEWLVFRGWQPFLDEKGRQKMADSWKRFADIHLSRHAAELKAAFGQPLGDRYVDQLPRLSRELDALRLLAGVYDETVALFWLDNWQGLRHAIETGQRIEIEHFRNEAISQTPFWRHSGKP from the coding sequence ATGGCTCAGGAAATCGAACTCAAATTTATCGTCGACCCGGAACAGATTGATGCGGTGCGCGCCGCGCTGAACGCCCTTGAGGCTGAACACAGCGCCCCGCGCCAGCTGCTCAATATCTATTACGAAACCGCGGACAACCAGCTGCGCCGTCACGATATGGGGCTGCGTATTCGCGGGGATAATGGCCGCTATGAGATGACCATGAAGGTGGCGGGCCGCACCACCGGCGGGCTGCATCAGCGCCCGGAATATAACATTGAACTGGACTCGCCCGAGCTCACGCTGGCGCGTTTCCCGGCAGAAGTCTGGCCGGAAGGCTTGTCGCCCGAGGCGCTGCAGGACGCCGTACAGCCGCTGTTCAGCACCGATTTCGCCCGCGAAAAGTGGGTGGTTACTCACGGTGAAAGCCGCATCGAGCTTGCGCTCGATCGTGGCGAAGTAAAAGCTGGCGAGCTCGCGGAGCCCATCTGCGAGCTGGAGCTGGAGTTACTGGAGGGCCAGGCGGCGGACGTGCTGAAATTTGCCCGTCAGCTGGTGGCGAAGCCGGGCCTGCGTCAGGGCAGCCTGAGCAAAGCGGCGCGCGGTTATCATCTGGCGCAGGGCAACGCTGAACGCCCGCTGCGTCCGCTGACGCTGCTGAAGGTGCCCGCGAAAGCTCATGTGGAGCAGGGGCTTGAAGCATCGCTGGAGTGGGCGCTCGATCACTGGCTGTACCATGAAGAGCTGTGGCTGCGCGGCAACGGCAAGGCGAAGCAACAGGTGCGCGAGGCGATTGCCCTGGTGCGCCATACGCTGGCGCTGTTCGGCGGCATCGTTCCGCGAAAAGCGAGTACTCGCTTACGTGACCTGCTGACCCAGTGCGAAGCGACGCTTGCGACCGATGCTTCGGCCCAGACGGTCGCTTTCAGCGCCATTCAGGCCTCCGCCCGTCTTGCGCTCACCGAATGGCTGGTGTTCCGCGGCTGGCAGCCTTTCCTCGATGAAAAAGGCCGTCAGAAGATGGCGGACTCCTGGAAACGCTTTGCCGATATCCATCTTTCGCGTCACGCCGCTGAGCTGAAAGCCGCGTTTGGTCAGCCGCTCGGCGACCGTTATGTCGACCAGCTGCCGCGCCTGTCGCGCGAGCTTGACGCGCTGCGTCTGCTGGCGGGCGTTTATGACGAAACTGTTGCGCTGTTCTGGCTCGATAACTGGCAGGGGCTGCGTCACGCCATCGAAACCGGCCAGCGTATCGAGATTGAGCATTTCCGCAATGAGGCTATCTCGCAGACGCCGTTCTGGCGGCACAGCGGGAAACCGTAA
- a CDS encoding TIGR04211 family SH3 domain-containing protein, which produces MHKLRLICFSLLALSVSYQAVAEEKRYVSDELNTWVRSGPGDNYRLVGTVNAGEEVALLESNGKYGQIRDTSGRTSWIPLEQLKSEPSLRTRVPELENQVKTLTDKLNNIDTTWNQRTAEMQKKVAASDGIINGLKDENQKLKNELIVAQKKVNAANIQIDDKQRTIIMQWFMYGGGVLGVGLLLGLLLPHMIPSRKRKDRWMN; this is translated from the coding sequence ATGCACAAATTACGTCTGATTTGCTTTTCCCTGCTTGCGCTTAGCGTCTCTTACCAGGCCGTTGCCGAAGAAAAACGCTATGTCTCGGATGAACTCAACACCTGGGTGCGTAGCGGCCCTGGTGACAATTACCGCCTGGTCGGCACGGTCAATGCTGGCGAAGAAGTCGCACTGCTCGAAAGTAACGGTAAATATGGACAGATTCGTGATACCAGTGGCCGCACGTCCTGGATCCCGCTGGAACAGCTCAAGAGCGAACCCAGCCTGCGTACCCGGGTGCCGGAGCTGGAAAATCAGGTTAAGACCCTGACCGATAAGCTGAACAATATCGACACCACGTGGAACCAGCGCACCGCGGAGATGCAAAAGAAAGTCGCCGCCAGCGACGGCATCATCAACGGCCTGAAAGACGAAAATCAGAAGCTTAAAAACGAGCTTATCGTGGCGCAGAAGAAAGTGAACGCCGCGAATATTCAGATCGATGATAAACAGCGCACTATCATCATGCAGTGGTTTATGTATGGCGGCGGCGTGCTGGGCGTCGGTTTGCTGCTCGGTTTGCTGCTCCCGCACATGATCCCAAGCCGCAAGCGCAAAGACCGCTGGATGAACTAA
- the plsY gene encoding glycerol-3-phosphate 1-O-acyltransferase PlsY, whose translation MSAIAPGMIFLAYLCGSISSAILVCRIAGLPDPRDSGSGNPGATNVLRIGGKGAAVTVLIFDVLKGMLPVWGAYALGVTPFWLGLIAIAACLGHIWPVFFHFRGGKGVATAFGAIAPIGWDLTGVMAGTWFLTVLLSGYSSLGAIVSALVAPFYVWWFKPQFTFPVAMLSCLILLRHHDNIQRLWRGQETKIWSRFRKKRAEKKE comes from the coding sequence ATGAGTGCAATCGCGCCTGGAATGATCTTCCTCGCGTACCTTTGCGGCTCGATCTCCAGCGCCATTCTGGTCTGCCGTATCGCGGGTCTGCCCGATCCGCGTGACAGCGGTTCCGGCAATCCCGGAGCGACCAACGTCCTGCGAATTGGCGGCAAGGGAGCAGCCGTAACGGTACTGATTTTCGACGTGCTGAAAGGCATGCTGCCGGTCTGGGGCGCGTATGCGCTGGGCGTGACGCCGTTCTGGCTGGGGCTTATCGCCATCGCCGCCTGTCTTGGTCATATCTGGCCGGTCTTTTTCCATTTTCGCGGCGGCAAAGGGGTGGCGACGGCGTTCGGCGCGATAGCGCCTATCGGCTGGGATCTCACGGGCGTGATGGCGGGCACCTGGTTTCTAACGGTGCTGCTGAGCGGTTACTCGTCGCTGGGCGCGATTGTCAGCGCGCTGGTGGCCCCGTTCTACGTCTGGTGGTTTAAACCGCAGTTTACCTTCCCGGTCGCGATGCTCTCCTGCCTGATTCTCTTGCGTCATCACGACAACATTCAGCGCTTATGGCGCGGCCAGGAAACCAAAATCTGGAGCCGGTTTCGCAAAAAACGGGCAGAAAAAAAGGAGTGA
- the tsaD gene encoding tRNA (adenosine(37)-N6)-threonylcarbamoyltransferase complex transferase subunit TsaD gives MRVLGIETSCDETGIAIYDDENGLLANQLYSQVKLHADYGGVVPELASRDHVRKTVPLIQAAIKEAGLTAQDIDAVAYTAGPGLVGALLVGATVGRALAFAWDVPAVPVHHMEGHLLAPMLEENPPEFPFVALLVSGGHTQLISVTGIGQYTLLGESIDDAAGEAFDKTAKLLGLDYPGGPMLSKMAAQGTAGRFTFPRPMTDRPGLDFSFSGLKTFAANTIRDSGTDDQTRADIARAFEDAVVDTLMIKCRRALDQTGFKRLVMAGGVSANRTLRARLAEMMQKRGGDVFYARPEFCTDNGAMIAYAGMVRLKAKGEAGLGVTVRPRWPLSELPAA, from the coding sequence ATGCGTGTACTGGGAATTGAGACATCCTGCGATGAAACCGGCATCGCCATTTATGACGATGAAAACGGGCTATTAGCCAACCAATTGTATAGTCAGGTAAAACTGCATGCCGATTATGGCGGCGTAGTGCCTGAGCTGGCCTCGCGCGATCACGTGCGTAAAACCGTGCCGCTGATTCAGGCTGCAATTAAAGAAGCGGGCCTGACGGCGCAGGATATCGACGCCGTGGCGTATACCGCAGGGCCGGGTCTGGTGGGCGCGCTGCTCGTCGGCGCGACGGTCGGCCGCGCGCTGGCGTTTGCCTGGGACGTGCCGGCAGTGCCGGTACACCATATGGAAGGCCATCTGCTGGCCCCGATGCTGGAAGAGAATCCGCCCGAGTTTCCGTTCGTGGCGCTGCTGGTTTCCGGCGGCCATACGCAGCTTATCAGCGTCACCGGTATCGGCCAGTATACGCTGCTCGGCGAATCTATCGATGACGCCGCAGGCGAGGCCTTCGACAAAACCGCCAAGCTGCTGGGCCTTGATTACCCCGGCGGGCCGATGCTGTCGAAAATGGCCGCGCAGGGGACGGCAGGGCGCTTTACGTTCCCGCGCCCGATGACTGACCGTCCGGGCCTCGATTTCAGCTTCTCTGGTCTTAAAACCTTCGCGGCGAACACCATTCGCGACAGCGGCACCGACGATCAGACCCGCGCCGACATCGCGCGTGCGTTCGAAGACGCGGTGGTGGATACGCTGATGATTAAATGTCGCAGGGCGCTGGATCAGACCGGCTTTAAGCGTCTCGTGATGGCGGGCGGCGTGAGCGCCAACCGCACGTTACGCGCGCGTCTGGCGGAGATGATGCAAAAGCGCGGCGGCGACGTTTTCTATGCGCGCCCGGAGTTTTGTACCGATAACGGCGCGATGATCGCCTATGCGGGTATGGTGCGTCTTAAAGCGAAAGGCGAAGCGGGTCTTGGGGTAACGGTGCGTCCGCGCTGGCCGCTTTCGGAGCTGCCCGCCGCGTAA
- the bacA gene encoding undecaprenyl-diphosphate phosphatase: MTDMHSLLVAAILGIVEGLTEFLPVSSTGHMIIVGHLLGFEGDTAKTFEVVIQLGSILAVVVMFWRRLFGLIGIHFGHPPHEGVGKNRLSLVHILLGMVPAVVLGLLFHDFIKSLFNPINVMYALVVGGVLLIAAELFKPKEPKAPGLDDMTYRQAFFIGCFQCLALWPGFSRSGATISGGMLVGVSRYAASEFSFLLAVPMMMGATALDLYKSLGFLTMADVPMFAVGFVTAFVVALVAIKTFLHIIKRISFIPFAIYRFIVAAAVFAVFM; this comes from the coding sequence ATGACTGATATGCACTCGCTGTTGGTGGCGGCGATCCTGGGCATTGTTGAAGGACTCACTGAATTCCTGCCGGTGTCGAGCACCGGGCACATGATAATCGTGGGGCATCTGCTGGGCTTTGAGGGCGACACCGCGAAAACCTTTGAAGTGGTTATCCAGTTGGGCTCCATCCTGGCGGTTGTGGTGATGTTCTGGCGTCGTCTGTTTGGGTTAATCGGCATTCACTTCGGCCATCCGCCGCATGAAGGCGTCGGCAAAAACCGTTTGTCGCTTGTTCATATCCTGCTCGGCATGGTGCCGGCGGTGGTGCTGGGCCTGCTGTTCCACGATTTCATCAAATCGCTGTTTAACCCGATAAACGTGATGTATGCGCTGGTCGTCGGCGGCGTGCTGCTGATTGCGGCCGAACTCTTCAAACCTAAAGAGCCGAAGGCGCCCGGTCTGGACGATATGACATACCGCCAGGCGTTTTTCATCGGCTGCTTCCAGTGCCTCGCGCTCTGGCCGGGCTTTTCGCGCTCCGGCGCGACGATCTCCGGCGGCATGCTGGTCGGCGTTAGCCGCTATGCGGCGTCGGAGTTCTCCTTCCTGCTGGCAGTGCCGATGATGATGGGCGCCACCGCGCTCGATCTCTATAAAAGCCTGGGCTTCCTGACGATGGCGGATGTGCCGATGTTCGCAGTCGGTTTTGTCACCGCCTTCGTGGTCGCGCTGGTGGCAATCAAAACCTTCCTGCACATCATCAAACGTATTTCGTTTATTCCTTTCGCTATCTACCGTTTCATTGTCGCCGCCGCCGTATTCGCGGTCTTCATGTAA
- a CDS encoding multifunctional CCA addition/repair protein produces MKSYLVGGAVRDALLGLPVKDRDWVVVGATPAEMLELGYQQVGKDFPVFLHPQSHEEYALARTERKSGQGYTGFTCYAAPDVTLEQDLQRRDLTINAIAQDDAGEFIDPYDGRADLNARLLRHVSPAFNEDPLRVLRVARFAARYAHLGFRIAPETLALMRDMAENGELEHLTAERVWKETENALTTRNPQIYFLMLRECGALKVLFPEVDKLFGVPAPAKWHPEIDTGIHTLMTLSMAAMLSPAVDVRFAALCHDLGKGLTPPHLWPRHHGHGPAGVRLVEQVCKRLRVPNDIRDLAKLVAEFHDLIHTFPVLKPRTIVGLFDSIDAWRKPQRVEQIAITSEADVRGRTGFEAKDYPQARLLREAWEVARAVSPKEVVEAGFTGPAIRDELTKRRIRAVAAWKDARCPQPAAEG; encoded by the coding sequence GTGAAGAGTTATCTGGTTGGTGGTGCGGTACGTGATGCCCTGTTAGGGCTGCCGGTAAAGGACAGAGACTGGGTGGTGGTAGGCGCCACGCCCGCCGAAATGCTTGAACTGGGGTATCAGCAGGTGGGGAAAGATTTCCCGGTGTTTTTGCACCCGCAATCCCATGAAGAGTATGCCCTTGCGCGCACCGAGCGGAAATCCGGCCAGGGGTACACCGGCTTTACCTGCTATGCCGCGCCGGACGTGACGCTGGAGCAGGATTTGCAGCGCCGTGACCTCACCATTAACGCTATCGCCCAGGACGACGCGGGCGAGTTTATCGACCCTTACGACGGGCGCGCCGATCTTAACGCGCGCCTGCTGCGCCATGTCTCGCCGGCGTTTAACGAAGATCCGCTGCGCGTGTTGCGCGTGGCCCGCTTCGCCGCCCGCTACGCGCATCTCGGCTTTCGCATCGCCCCGGAAACGCTCGCGCTGATGCGCGACATGGCGGAGAACGGCGAGCTGGAACACCTGACGGCGGAGCGCGTCTGGAAGGAAACCGAAAACGCCCTGACGACCCGTAATCCGCAGATCTATTTCCTGATGCTGCGCGAATGCGGCGCGCTGAAAGTGCTGTTCCCGGAAGTGGACAAACTCTTTGGCGTCCCGGCGCCGGCGAAGTGGCACCCGGAGATCGACACCGGTATTCATACCCTGATGACGCTCTCAATGGCCGCGATGCTCAGCCCGGCGGTGGACGTGCGCTTTGCCGCGCTGTGCCACGATTTAGGCAAAGGCCTGACGCCGCCGCACTTGTGGCCGCGGCATCACGGTCACGGCCCGGCAGGCGTGCGGCTTGTCGAGCAGGTCTGCAAGCGGCTGCGCGTGCCGAACGACATTCGCGATCTCGCAAAGCTGGTGGCGGAATTCCATGACCTTATTCATACCTTCCCGGTCCTGAAACCGCGCACTATCGTGGGCCTGTTCGATTCGATAGACGCGTGGCGCAAGCCGCAGCGCGTCGAGCAGATAGCGATCACCAGCGAAGCTGACGTGCGCGGGCGCACCGGGTTTGAAGCGAAAGATTATCCGCAGGCGCGACTTCTGCGCGAGGCGTGGGAGGTGGCGCGCGCGGTGTCGCCAAAAGAGGTAGTGGAAGCGGGCTTTACCGGCCCGGCTATCCGCGATGAGCTGACGAAACGGCGCATTCGCGCGGTCGCGGCCTGGAAGGACGCGCGGTGCCCTCAGCCCGCGGCTGAGGGCTAA